In Anopheles gambiae chromosome 2, idAnoGambNW_F1_1, whole genome shotgun sequence, a single window of DNA contains:
- the LOC1270912 gene encoding alpha-mannosidase 2 produces MTMKLFRRGSPRCIGLLSAFVTILLCLYYISMGQPSPAGSGPSAPTGMDGKDASGGPMAAGLAHQKRSNGQHTGPNANHSWHSWLRSSLNSIGRQQQQHIADRAGDNVRGDNGDGDGDGIAPEDGTDGAGGPLPRFGSRWDECSMLEEAPTDITTVDEYGKFDFQPEWMKTKEYWDKDFETRYEKLQKDPKRPPLKIVVVPHSHNDPGWLKTFVNYFQSDSRQILNLAVTKMPEYGNMSFIWSEISFLQLWWDQAHPTKQRILKKLVQSGRLEITTGGWVMTDEANAHLYAMVDQLIEGHQWVKANLNITPKTGWSIDPFGHGSTVPYLLAASGFKGTIIQRIHYAWKQWFARHRYGDFLWTPYWKNPSDGGASQARAHSMLTHNMPFDIYSIKHSCGPHPFICLNFDFRKIPGEYTEYSIKAQFITPENIEAKADLLMEQYSRTASLFPHNVALIPVGDDFRYNKEKEMEQQYTNYKKLIDYINEHRAKYNAEISFGTPVDYFNAIRERYDRFPTLKGDFFVYADIFNEGRPAYWSGYFTTRPYYKILSRELEHNLRSLEILFTIAFNRARQTGSSNAFKIYEKNYEKMILARRNLGLFQHHDAITGTSKANVMRDYALRLFESIQDTVKLQEKTIELLVQRKPHDQQQHGFLIGELERDNFGKLPRKTPIIVTEGRSTDFIVYNALAQERLEVVTIRTLTPRVKILDAAGKAIDIQINPVWNITETSYTSRKIVPSDKEYEVMFVARLAPLSLTTYTAAYDEDGYQGKMATLYCTECQDEKTKAFEVRTKQPGDIQLENYKMRLLFDEQSGFLKSVTKKHMGKQIQCAIKFAAYKSAQFHSGAYLFKTDPEQRNSEKDVLEQYSDMTILITSGPLASDVTAIYGPFLAHTVRIYNSNSVLDSAIYIENDIDFEAPPKNRETELFMRFVTDIENGASENPEFYSDLNGFQYQKRVKVSAIGVEGNYFPITSGAFIQDDRMRLTLLTTHAQGAASLEPGQLEVMLDRRTLYDDYRGMGEGVIDSRLTRHRFWLTLETIDAQQSPNVEPAAPNGQEEREPQQQQQKESSTTTSDPYQLPSIFANALANGLNYPANLFIVERYDESNQLELNRAVRLLRVQFPCDLHMLNLRTLTENNLPLFPSSSALLVLQRQGYSCRIGGEETIAYFCGNGSSSSSSSGSSSTSNPANNAVIDGGGGGERDGGGGGNEINQHHPTEPRELQLFRRLRIDAIQATSLTGLHPGERLVSFTDIYLEPMALKTYNLTFAK; encoded by the exons ATCTAACGGACAGCATACGGGGCCGAATGCAAATCACTCGTGGCACAGTTGGTTGCGGAGCAGTCTTAACTCGAtcggccggcagcagcagcagcacattgcCGATCGGGCAGGTGATAACGTGCGAGGCGACAATGGGGACGGCGATGGCGATGGGATCGCACCAGAGGACGGTACCGACGGTGCCGGTGGCCCCCTGCCCCGGTTCGGTAGTCGTTGGGACGAGTGCAGCATGCTGGAGGAGGCACCCACCGATATCACTACCGTGGACGAGTATGGAAAATTCGATTTCCAG CCAGAATGGATGAAAACCAAGGAATACTGGGACAAAGACTTCGAAACGCGCTATGAAAAGCTGCAAAAGGATCCGAAAAGGCCACCGCTAAAG ATTGTGGTGGTTCCGCATTCGCACAACGATCCCGGCTGGCTGAAAACTTTCGTCAACTACTTCCAGTCAGATTCGCGCCAAATTCTGAACCTGGCCGTCACGAAAATGCCCGAGTACGGCAACATGTCGTTCATCTGGAGTGAAATCAGCTTCCTGCAGCTGTGGTGGGATCAGGCCCATCCGACTAAACAACGG ATACTAAAGAAATTGGTACAATCTGGCCGATTGGAAATTACTACCGGGGGCTGGGTGATGACGGACGAAGCGAACGCTCATCTGTACGCAATGGTTGACCAGCTAATTGAAG GACACCAGTGGGTAAAGGCGAACCTAAACATAACGCCCAAGACGGGCTGGAGTATTGATCCGTTCGGGCATGGCAGTACCGTGCCGTATTTGCTAGCTGCTTCCGGTTTCAAGGGCACGATCATTCAGCGCATCCACTACGCCTGGAAACAGTGGTTCGCCCGCCACCGGTACGGAGATTTCCTCTGGACGCCGTACTGGAAAAATCCCTCGGACGGTGGCGCCAGTCAGGCGCGCGCTCACAGCATGCTAACGCACAACATGCCGTTCGACATCTACTCGATCAAGCACTCGTGCGGTCCGCATCCGTTCATCTGTCTGAACTTTGACTTCCGCAAGATCCCGGGCGAGTACACCGAGTACTCGATCAAGGCGCAGTTCATCACGCCGGAAAACATCGAAGCCAAGGCGGACCTGCTGATGGAGCAGTACTCCCGCACGGCCTCGCTGTTCCCGCACAACGTGGCGCTCATCCCGGTCGGGGACGATTTCCGCTACAACAAGGAGAAAGAAATGGAGCAGCAGTACACGAACTACAAGAAGCTGATCGACTACATCAACGAGCATCGGGCGAAGTACAACGCCGAGATCAGCTTCGGCACGCCGGTGGACTATTTCAACGCGATCCGCGAACGGTACGATCGGTTCCCGACGCTCAAGGGCGACTTCTTCGTGTACGCCGACATCTTCAACGAGGGCCGGCCGGCCTACTGGTCCGGCTACTTCACCACCCGCCCGTACTACAAGATACTGAGCCGCGAGCTCGAGCACAACCTGCGCAGCCTGGAGATACTGTTCACGATCGCTTTCAACCGGGCGCGGCAGACCGGCAGCTCGAACGCGTTCAAAATTTACGAAAAGAACTACGAAAAGATGATACTGGCGCGGCGCAATCTGGGGCTGTTTCAGCATCACGACGCCATCACCGGCACCTCGAAGGCGAACGTGATGCGCGACTACGCGCTGCGCCTGTTCGAGAGCATCCAGGACACGGTGAAGCTGCAGGAGAAAACGATCGAACTGCTGGTGCAGCGGAAACCgcacgaccagcagcagcacggcttCCTGATCGGCGAGCTCGAGCGGGACAACTTTGGCAAGCTGCCGCGCAAAACGCCCATCATCGTGACGGAGGGCCGCAGCACGGACTTTATCGTGTACAATGCGCTCGCCCAGGAGCGGCTCGAAGTCGTCACGATACGCACGCTGACGCCGCGCGTCAAGATACTGGACGCGGCCGGCAAAGCGATCGACATCCAGATCAACCCGGTGTGGAACATTACCGAGACGTCGTACACGTCGCGCAAGATCGTCCCCTCGGACAAGGAGTACGAGGTGATGTTTGTGGCCCGGCTGGCGCCGCTCTCGCTCACCACCTACACGGCGGCGTACGACGAGGACGGCTACCAGGGCAAGATGGCCACGCTGTACTGTACGGAGTGTCAGGACGAGAAGACGAAAGCGTTCGAGGTGCGCACCAAGCAGCCGGGCGACATCCAGCTGGAGAACTACAAGATGCGGCTGCTGTTCGACGAGCAGAGCGGCTTCCTCAAGTCGGTCACGAAGAAGCACATGGGCAAGCAGATCCAGTGCGCGATCAAGTTCGCCGCGTACAAGAGCGCCCAGTTCCATTCCGGCGCGTACCTGTTCAAGACCGATCCGGAGCAGCGCAACTCGGAAAAGGACGTGCTGGAGCAGTACAGCGACATGACGATCCTGATCACGTCCGGCCCGCTGGCCAGCGATGTGACCGCCATTTACGGGCCGTTCTTAGCGCACACGGTGCGCATCTACAACTCGAACAGCGTGCTGGACAGCGCGATCTACATCGAGAACGATATCGACTTCGAGGCGCCGCCGAAGAACCGCGAAACGGAGCTGTTTATGCGCTTCGTGACCGACATCGAGAATGGCGCTAGCGAAAACCCGGAGTTTTACTCCGACCTGAACGGCTTCCAGTACCAGAAGCGCGTCAAGGTGTCGGCCATCGGGGTGGAGGGTAACTACTTCCCGATCACGTCCGGCGCCTTCATCCAGGACGATCGGATGCGGCTTACACTGCTGACGACGCACGCCCAGGGTGCGGCAAGCCTCGAGCCGGGCCAGCTGGAGGTAATGCTCGACCGGCGCACGCTGTACGACGATTACCGCGGCATGGGCGAAGGTGTGATCGATAGCCGGCTGACGCGGCACCGGTTTTGGCTGACGCTGGAAACGATCGACGCACAGCAGTCACCGAACGTGGAACCAGCCGCACCGAATGGGCAGGAGGAACGGGAgccccaacagcagcagcagaaggaaaGCAGCACCACTACCTCCGACCCGTACCAGCTGCCCAGCATCTTTGCCAATGCGCTCGCGAACGGGCTCAACTATCCGGCCAACCTGTTCATCGTCGAACGGTACGACGAGAGCAATCAGCTCGAGCTGAACCGAGCGGTGCGGCTTCTGCGCGTCCAGTTTCCGTGCGATCTGCACATGCTGAATCTGCGCACGCTCACCGAAAACAATCTACCCCTGTTTCCCTCCAGCTCGGCGCTGCTCGTACTGCAGCGGCAAGGGTACAGCTGTCGGATAGGGGGCGAGGAGACGATCGCTTACTTCTGCGGTaacggcagtagcagcagtagcagtagtggtagcagcagcactagcaATCCTGCCAACAATGCTGTCATcgatggcggcggcggtggagaAAGAgacggaggtggtggtggtaatgaGATCAATCAGCATCATCCGACGGAGCCACGGGAGCTGCAACTGTTCCGGCGGTTACGAATCGACGCGATCCAGGCGACCTCACTGACCGGGCTGCATCCGGGCGAACGGCTCGTCTCCTTCACCGACATCTATCTCGAGCCGATGGCACTCAAGACATACAATCTGACCTTTGCAAAGTAA